The Saccharomonospora glauca K62 genome has a segment encoding these proteins:
- a CDS encoding pyruvate dehydrogenase has protein sequence MANQTVAEQLVDMLVQAGVQRVYGVVGDSLNPVTDAVRRNPKIEWVQVRHEEVAAFAAGAEAQITGRLTACAGSCGPGNLHLINGLYDAHRSSAPVVAIAAHIPSEDIGTSYFQETHPDRLFEECSYYSEMISTPDQMPQVARIAIQTAIGRGGVSVLVVPGDVAGQDLPRRRTEMAIPFGGPTVRPGEEELDRLAQMVDEAQRVTLFCGRGVADAHDEVMEFAGKVLAPVGHALRGKEWIQYDNPFDVGMSGLLGYGAAYEAMHECDLLILLGTDFPYRPFLPDDVRIAQVDTRPEALGRRSRLDHGVCGDVKETLRSLTPRVARKTDRRFLDRMLRKHADMLENVVSAYTTDVERHKPIHPEYVASILDEEASDDAVFTVDTGMCNVWAARYLSPNGRRRMIGSYTHGSMANAMPQAIGAQLPDTSRQVIAMAGDGGFSMLMGDILTIVHYGLPVKIVLFNNSSLSMVDLEMLVAGLPPHATTYPDTDYAAIARAAGVHGVRIEDPKDVRRGLREILDHNGPALLDVVTDPNALSIPPRITGQQLTGFALATSKMVLQGGVGRMIQLARSNLRNIPRP, from the coding sequence ATGGCCAACCAGACGGTGGCCGAGCAACTGGTGGACATGCTGGTGCAGGCCGGGGTGCAGCGCGTCTACGGCGTCGTGGGCGACAGTCTCAACCCGGTCACCGACGCCGTTCGGCGAAACCCCAAGATCGAGTGGGTGCAGGTGCGGCACGAGGAGGTCGCCGCGTTCGCCGCGGGAGCCGAGGCCCAGATCACCGGCAGGCTCACCGCGTGCGCGGGCAGTTGCGGTCCCGGCAACCTCCACCTGATCAACGGGCTGTACGACGCGCACCGCAGCTCGGCCCCCGTGGTGGCGATCGCCGCCCACATCCCGAGCGAGGACATCGGCACGTCGTACTTCCAGGAGACCCACCCCGACCGGTTGTTCGAGGAGTGCAGCTACTACTCCGAGATGATCTCGACGCCCGACCAGATGCCGCAGGTCGCCCGGATCGCCATCCAGACCGCGATCGGCCGAGGCGGCGTGTCGGTGCTCGTGGTCCCCGGCGACGTCGCGGGGCAGGACCTCCCACGTCGTCGAACCGAGATGGCGATCCCCTTCGGGGGGCCGACCGTACGGCCGGGGGAGGAGGAACTCGACCGCCTCGCCCAGATGGTCGACGAGGCGCAGCGGGTGACGCTGTTCTGCGGCCGCGGCGTCGCCGACGCCCACGACGAGGTGATGGAGTTCGCCGGCAAGGTGCTCGCCCCGGTCGGGCACGCGTTGCGCGGCAAGGAGTGGATCCAGTACGACAACCCGTTCGACGTGGGAATGTCGGGCCTGCTCGGCTACGGGGCCGCCTACGAGGCGATGCACGAGTGCGACCTTCTGATCCTGCTCGGAACCGACTTCCCGTACCGGCCGTTCTTGCCCGACGACGTGCGGATCGCACAGGTCGACACCCGGCCGGAGGCGCTCGGCAGACGCTCCCGGCTCGACCACGGCGTGTGCGGCGACGTGAAGGAGACGCTGCGGTCGCTCACGCCGCGCGTGGCTCGCAAGACCGATCGTCGGTTCCTCGACCGGATGCTGCGCAAGCACGCCGACATGCTGGAGAACGTCGTCTCCGCCTACACCACCGACGTGGAGCGACACAAACCGATCCATCCCGAGTACGTCGCCTCCATCCTGGACGAGGAGGCCTCCGACGACGCGGTGTTCACGGTGGACACCGGCATGTGCAACGTCTGGGCCGCCCGCTACCTCAGCCCCAACGGACGCCGTCGGATGATCGGTTCGTACACGCACGGTTCGATGGCGAACGCCATGCCGCAGGCCATCGGAGCCCAACTTCCCGACACCTCGCGGCAGGTGATCGCCATGGCGGGCGACGGCGGGTTCTCCATGCTCATGGGTGACATCCTCACCATCGTCCACTACGGACTTCCGGTGAAGATCGTCCTGTTCAACAACTCGTCGCTGAGCATGGTCGACCTGGAGATGCTCGTGGCGGGCCTGCCCCCGCACGCCACCACCTACCCCGACACCGACTACGCGGCGATCGCCCGAGCGGCCGGGGTGCACGGCGTGCGGATCGAGGACCCCAAGGACGTGCGCAGGGGACTTCGCGAGATCCTCGACCACAACGGGCCCGCGTTGCTGGACGTGGTCACCGATCCCAACGCGCTGTCCATCCCGCCCCGCATTACCGGCCAACAGCTCACCGGTTTCGCCCTGGCGACCAGCAAGATGGTGCTGCAGGGCGGGGTGGGGCGCATGATCCAGCTCGCCCGGTCCAACCTCCGCAACATCCCCAGGCCCTGA